The proteins below come from a single Candida albicans SC5314 chromosome 7, complete sequence genomic window:
- a CDS encoding uncharacterized protein (Ortholog of C. dubliniensis CD36 : Cd36_73640, C. parapsilosis CDC317 : CPAR2_702340, Candida tenuis NRRL Y-1498 : CANTEDRAFT_112965 and Debaryomyces hansenii CBS767 : DEHA2G16566g) translates to MNSTQTFSYLQKNPLNKIIGLSVILSVGFLLVILAGIYGNWFPIIIGIIFAVAHLPVAITKNIASSSDYDFNFDSTTTNSRAIIEIGQFLTAFLLVSGVYLPILLNHSLILTKTAMVLTIVGGLLIYGTVYTFSHYFDEPQEEDGLADLGGGVI, encoded by the coding sequence ATGAATTCAACTCAAACATTTTCGTATCTCCAAAAGAACCctttaaacaaaattattggTCTTTCAGTAATTCTATCGGTTGGGTTTCTTTTGGTAATATTAGCAGGAATATATGGAAATTGGTTTCCTATTATAATTGGCATTATATTCGCAGTGGCACATTTGCCGGTGGCAATCACTAAAAACATCGCTAGTAGTTCTGACtatgatttcaattttgattctACAACCACCAACTCCAGGGCTATCATTGAGATTGGGCAGTTTTTGACGGCTTTCTTATTGGTGAGTGGTGTTTATTTGCCTATTCTATTAAACCACTCTTTGATATTGACGAAAACAGCTATGGTCTTGACAATAGTGGGCggtttgttgatttatgGCACTGTGTATACGTTTAGTCACTATTTTGATGAGCCACAAGAAGAGGATGGCTTGGCTGACCTCGGAGGAGGTGTTATTTAA